A stretch of the Bdellovibrio sp. 22V genome encodes the following:
- a CDS encoding NAD(P)H-dependent oxidoreductase, with amino-acid sequence MKKVLILNGSPSGDKGNCAKWIKNITPLLKKHSAIEVVHLAKHGYSKNLKKKILDSAGLIFVTGTYWDSWGSPLQKLLEDMTELEASPALMGKPCAAFVLMHSVGGKAVLSRLQGVLSTMGLLIPPMSGMVYSLVSDIALKGKSSHAEDFWQKEDAELILRNFLLACELEIAWHTWPVDKKNPKRHWL; translated from the coding sequence ATGAAGAAAGTACTTATTCTGAATGGCAGTCCTTCTGGAGATAAAGGCAACTGTGCGAAGTGGATTAAAAATATAACTCCGCTTTTGAAAAAACACTCGGCCATCGAAGTCGTGCATCTTGCAAAACACGGCTACAGCAAAAATCTGAAAAAGAAAATTTTAGATTCCGCGGGTTTGATCTTTGTCACGGGAACTTACTGGGACTCTTGGGGAAGTCCTTTACAAAAATTGCTCGAAGACATGACGGAGCTTGAGGCTTCTCCGGCGCTGATGGGAAAACCCTGTGCCGCGTTTGTGCTGATGCATTCCGTGGGCGGCAAAGCCGTGCTCTCGCGCTTACAAGGCGTTTTGTCGACGATGGGTCTGCTGATTCCGCCAATGAGTGGAATGGTTTATTCTTTGGTGTCTGACATTGCCCTTAAAGGGAAAAGTTCTCACGCTGAAGATTTCTGGCAAAAAGAGGACGCTGAACTGATTCTGCGAAACTTTTTGCTGGCATGCGAACTTGAAATCGCGTGGCACACATGGCCCGTCGACAAGAAAAATCCGAAACGCCACTGGCTCTAA
- a CDS encoding hemerythrin domain-containing protein: protein MKTIYEVLEKDHREVETLFEEIEDALENDRDMVPELFDTLKTELTAHAKAEQEVFYEPLKVMAEDEEGHELSWEGGEEHHVICLLLNELSRIPFDSDQWAAKLKVLSELVDHHVEEEEEEIFKEAKKVFSNDDARQMAESLEELKEVYKGKIDEALAEDVELFMHPMLSEQGRSMEQR from the coding sequence ATGAAAACTATATATGAAGTGCTCGAAAAAGATCACCGTGAGGTTGAAACCCTCTTCGAAGAGATCGAAGATGCATTGGAAAATGACCGAGACATGGTTCCTGAACTCTTCGATACTTTGAAAACGGAACTCACAGCACATGCCAAGGCCGAGCAGGAAGTTTTCTATGAACCTCTTAAAGTCATGGCAGAAGACGAAGAAGGCCACGAGCTTTCCTGGGAAGGTGGAGAAGAACATCACGTCATCTGTCTTCTTTTAAACGAACTTTCCCGCATTCCTTTCGATTCCGATCAATGGGCGGCAAAGCTCAAAGTGTTATCCGAACTCGTAGATCATCACGTTGAGGAAGAGGAAGAAGAAATCTTTAAAGAAGCTAAAAAAGTTTTCTCAAACGACGATGCACGCCAGATGGCGGAAAGTCTCGAAGAATTGAAAGAGGTCTACAAAGGAAAAATCGACGAAGCCTTGGCAGAAGATGTTGAGCTTTTCATGCATCCGATGCTTTCAGAGCAGGGACGCTCTATGGAACAAAGATGA
- a CDS encoding Gfo/Idh/MocA family oxidoreductase codes for MATRFRNRSTKIRYAVVGLGHIAQNAVLPAFEHAKNNSELTALVSGDEEKLSRLSRAYGVEDIFTYDEYLELLQSDLIDAVYIALPNHLHYKYVVAALECGIHVLCEKPLALNVDEARRMIKSAENNDCKLMTAYRLHFQEANLKAMNIARSGQLGDIRFFNSIFTMRVKNRNIRLERAKGGGPLYDIGIYCINAARSFFGELPEQVFAFNNRGYDQRFKEVDEMVSVNMKFSDGRMGNFVVSFSASPLAVYDVVGTQGSLRLESAYEYYEDMEMTITKPPGIKETRTFKKSDQFAPELLYFSDCVLNDRNPEPNASEGLLDLMVIEALQHSLREGRPIRIPAFSKEGRPTLSQMIRRPPVKKPMMVHVSGPSRD; via the coding sequence ATGGCTACTCGATTTCGCAATAGATCCACAAAAATCCGTTATGCTGTCGTCGGCCTGGGACATATCGCGCAGAACGCTGTTTTGCCGGCATTTGAACACGCTAAAAACAATTCAGAACTCACGGCCTTAGTTTCCGGCGACGAAGAAAAACTTTCTCGTCTGTCGCGAGCATACGGTGTGGAAGATATTTTTACGTATGATGAATATCTCGAGCTGCTTCAGTCCGATCTTATTGATGCGGTTTACATCGCTTTGCCAAATCATCTGCACTACAAGTACGTTGTTGCAGCCCTCGAGTGCGGTATTCACGTCCTGTGCGAAAAACCGCTGGCGTTAAACGTGGACGAAGCTCGACGCATGATCAAGTCGGCCGAAAACAATGACTGTAAACTTATGACCGCGTATCGCCTGCATTTTCAAGAAGCTAATCTCAAGGCGATGAATATTGCGCGCTCAGGACAACTGGGGGATATTCGCTTCTTCAATTCTATTTTCACAATGCGGGTAAAAAATAGAAACATCCGTCTAGAAAGAGCCAAAGGCGGAGGTCCCCTTTACGACATCGGCATTTATTGTATCAACGCGGCCCGCAGTTTCTTTGGCGAACTGCCAGAGCAGGTTTTTGCCTTTAATAACAGAGGATATGACCAGCGTTTTAAGGAAGTCGACGAGATGGTTTCAGTGAATATGAAATTCTCTGACGGTCGCATGGGAAATTTCGTCGTGAGTTTTTCAGCGTCTCCTTTAGCCGTCTATGACGTCGTTGGAACGCAAGGCAGTCTGCGTCTGGAATCGGCGTATGAATATTACGAGGATATGGAAATGACGATCACGAAACCACCCGGAATCAAAGAGACCCGAACGTTCAAGAAGAGCGATCAGTTCGCGCCGGAACTTCTTTATTTCTCTGATTGCGTACTCAATGACCGAAACCCAGAGCCCAACGCCAGTGAAGGACTTTTGGATCTGATGGTAATTGAGGCCTTGCAACACTCATTGCGCGAAGGCAGACCGATTCGTATTCCCGCGTTCTCAAAAGAGGGTCGACCTACTCTGAGTCAGATGATTCGTCGACCACCTGTAAAAAAACCTATGATGGTCCATGTTTCTGGACCTTCAAGAGATTAA
- a CDS encoding CsbD family protein has translation MNKDTMQGDWKVMKGKIKQAWSKLTDDQINSAEGNLDRLEGEIQKTYGLSREEAKKKYGDWKKTLS, from the coding sequence ATGAACAAAGATACTATGCAAGGCGACTGGAAGGTTATGAAAGGGAAAATCAAACAGGCGTGGAGTAAGCTGACAGACGATCAGATCAACTCCGCGGAAGGAAATTTGGACCGTCTTGAAGGCGAGATCCAAAAAACGTACGGACTTTCTCGCGAAGAAGCGAAAAAGAAGTACGGCGATTGGAAAAAAACTTTGAGCTAA
- a CDS encoding HPF/RaiA family ribosome-associated protein → MQTDIYYRDITKTENLEDYLMEKVEGAVEDFFKYDSGAHLTVRVETDRHRTQTRKPSYLCEVILKPSRMRTVIKVQKTDENFKRCVARTVNALKVILSKRSSRKAQHGRHDPMLELQTTLPEEWVA, encoded by the coding sequence ATGCAAACAGACATCTACTACAGAGACATCACTAAGACTGAAAATCTCGAAGACTATCTTATGGAGAAAGTTGAAGGAGCGGTTGAAGACTTCTTCAAATATGACAGTGGTGCTCACCTCACGGTGCGAGTCGAAACCGATCGACATCGTACGCAAACTCGTAAACCGAGCTATCTCTGTGAGGTCATCTTGAAACCTTCTCGTATGCGCACCGTTATTAAAGTGCAAAAAACGGACGAGAACTTCAAACGATGTGTGGCTAGAACGGTGAACGCGTTGAAAGTCATCCTAAGCAAGCGTTCTTCTAGAAAAGCTCAGCACGGCCGACATGATCCGATGCTTGAGTTGCAAACGACTCTTCCAGAGGAATGGGTCGCTTAA
- a CDS encoding LysR family transcriptional regulator: MFNYNHLYYFYVTAKLGGVSNAAKYLHISQPSLSSQLKVFENSIDQKLFEKKGRKLQLTPEGERAFAYSKKMFDIANEFAESLRAPSEKQSQRIRIGVTDQVERPFIADLLSPLIREQKRGIEKTFFVSSAPSEILVNQLRSEEIDLVLTNKPIYAEDVKELASASMPVNLMVSTKNLKDLKIRISRNTSALEFLNAVPWGLIIPSYKMKLRHETDLFFQEIKARKKVVFESDIMSVVGRAIIDGAGVGFLPVPYVLDEYQSGAVTVIGPKAGYWKHTLYLLGRKDAKQDLTIEEVKNSIKKLERI; encoded by the coding sequence ATGTTTAACTACAACCATCTTTATTACTTTTACGTCACGGCGAAATTAGGCGGGGTCAGCAACGCCGCAAAGTACCTTCATATCAGCCAACCTTCTCTGAGTTCTCAATTAAAAGTTTTTGAAAATTCCATAGATCAAAAACTTTTCGAAAAGAAGGGCCGCAAACTGCAACTGACACCAGAGGGTGAACGGGCTTTCGCCTATTCGAAGAAGATGTTTGACATAGCCAATGAGTTTGCCGAATCCCTGCGCGCGCCCTCAGAAAAACAAAGCCAAAGAATCCGCATTGGTGTCACTGATCAAGTTGAACGACCTTTTATCGCCGACCTTTTAAGTCCGCTGATCCGTGAACAAAAACGCGGCATTGAAAAAACTTTTTTCGTCAGTTCCGCACCGTCTGAGATTCTTGTGAATCAGCTTCGCAGCGAAGAAATTGATTTGGTTCTTACAAACAAACCCATTTATGCCGAAGACGTAAAAGAGTTGGCATCTGCAAGCATGCCGGTGAATTTGATGGTCTCTACAAAGAATTTAAAAGATCTCAAAATTCGCATTTCCCGCAATACCTCGGCCCTCGAATTCTTAAACGCCGTTCCCTGGGGTTTAATTATTCCGTCTTATAAAATGAAATTGCGCCATGAAACGGATTTGTTCTTTCAAGAAATCAAAGCCCGCAAGAAAGTCGTTTTTGAAAGCGATATTATGTCGGTCGTCGGAAGAGCCATCATTGATGGAGCCGGTGTCGGTTTTTTACCGGTTCCCTACGTGCTTGATGAATATCAATCCGGAGCCGTCACAGTCATCGGGCCTAAAGCCGGATACTGGAAACACACGTTGTACTTGCTTGGCAGAAAAGATGCCAAGCAAGATTTAACGATTGAGGAAGTAAAGAACAGTATCAAAAAACTAGAGCGAATCTAG
- a CDS encoding M20/M25/M40 family metallo-hydrolase: MKIAMMALLFATSTAVAHVAPLENFETKPILADLNDLRALNIPVLAKDERVEVGYAQVTPLMLQRIQERSHAVGKCGGFEDLSQDTFLHSAGFVGLLENLSKIQEKNDLYERAPFKALALNKSNEIEAAISEVSESNLRSYVQWLSSFPNRASRDSQPNKHVVEMKQRLEAMLGNATIPWEISEIRHSSTQQNTLRVRLVGSERPNEIVVLGGHLDSINQSWGGNSKTAPGADDNASGSANLIEALRVLMNKPQPKRTVEFFWYAGEENGLLGSAEVAKQYKAEKKDVVAVLQLDMTLFAGSGEFVLGSMTDFTSAWLRDYLKALNETYIHARIVDDKCGYGCSDHASWHRQGYPALMPFEATFRASNKNIHTVNDVISPESNFKHSAMYSKIAVVMAMDLANSEARQPY; encoded by the coding sequence ATGAAGATTGCCATGATGGCGCTTTTATTTGCAACTTCGACTGCGGTCGCGCATGTTGCACCTCTCGAGAACTTCGAAACAAAACCGATTCTTGCGGACCTCAATGATCTCCGCGCATTAAACATCCCGGTTCTTGCTAAGGATGAAAGAGTGGAAGTGGGCTACGCCCAAGTCACACCTCTGATGCTGCAACGAATTCAAGAGCGTTCTCACGCTGTTGGCAAATGCGGTGGCTTTGAAGATCTTAGCCAAGATACGTTTTTGCACTCTGCAGGCTTTGTAGGTTTGCTTGAGAATCTGTCTAAGATTCAAGAGAAGAACGATCTTTACGAGCGCGCTCCGTTTAAGGCTTTGGCACTTAACAAGTCCAACGAAATCGAAGCTGCGATTTCTGAAGTGAGTGAAAGCAATCTTCGCAGTTACGTACAATGGCTTTCTTCTTTCCCTAACCGTGCCAGCCGCGATTCCCAACCGAATAAGCACGTTGTTGAAATGAAGCAGCGTTTGGAAGCTATGCTGGGAAATGCCACGATTCCTTGGGAGATTTCAGAGATCCGTCATTCTTCGACTCAACAAAACACATTGCGTGTTCGTCTGGTCGGAAGCGAGCGTCCTAACGAGATCGTCGTGCTTGGCGGCCATTTAGATTCGATCAATCAGTCCTGGGGCGGAAATTCCAAAACAGCGCCGGGTGCGGATGACAATGCTTCGGGTTCTGCCAACTTAATTGAAGCTTTGCGCGTCCTCATGAATAAGCCGCAACCAAAAAGAACTGTCGAGTTCTTCTGGTACGCTGGTGAGGAAAATGGTTTGCTAGGTTCCGCGGAAGTGGCGAAACAATACAAAGCCGAAAAGAAAGACGTCGTTGCGGTTTTGCAGCTTGATATGACTTTGTTCGCTGGTTCTGGAGAGTTTGTTCTTGGCAGCATGACAGATTTCACCAGCGCCTGGTTACGTGACTATTTGAAAGCGCTGAATGAGACGTACATCCACGCTCGCATCGTGGACGATAAATGCGGTTATGGTTGCAGCGATCACGCTTCATGGCACCGTCAGGGTTACCCTGCGCTTATGCCGTTTGAAGCGACTTTCAGAGCAAGTAACAAAAACATTCACACAGTGAACGACGTTATTTCGCCAGAGTCGAACTTCAAACATTCAGCGATGTATTCAAAAATCGCTGTCGTGATGGCGATGGACTTGGCAAACAGCGAAGCTCGCCAACCTTACTAG
- a CDS encoding radical SAM protein, whose protein sequence is MNTDILLVTLNSSYPHSSFGLRYLYANLGELQPRAQIMEFTIQREPRDIAEALLRQNPKIIGLGVYIWNAHESFELVSLLKRISPETIVVLGGPEVSHEAEGQPICQTADFTIKGEADFLFYEFCKNYLVNGVLPENKIISGALPDIKAIKTPYEFYTDEDIKNRVIYVEVSRGCPYRCEYCLSSLDKAVRSFEIDDFLVAMEKLLQRGARQFKFIDRTFNLSPTTCTKILQFFLDRIDLGLFLHFEMVPDRLPTEIRDLIKLFPAGALQFEIGIQTWNPEVARLVSRRNDYVKVKDNFNFLASETGVHTHADLIVGLPGEDLESFARGFDTLAELRPDEIQVGILKRLKGAPISRHDKEWEMVYSNIPPFQILRTKTMNFETLQKMNRFAKFWDLYANSGNFKKLVTTIREKAMEREHKSFFWEFFQFNEFLSKRHAQSFGISQNSLFESALAYLIEDQNWSEEDAKNLVTEDFITATGKKDLPRFLHQVSFVKKSDVTESATPKSNLPKRQQKHLGAKQGSFS, encoded by the coding sequence ATGAACACCGATATCTTGCTCGTTACACTTAATTCGTCTTATCCACACAGCTCTTTTGGTCTTCGCTATTTGTACGCCAACTTAGGAGAATTGCAGCCCAGAGCTCAAATCATGGAGTTTACGATTCAACGTGAACCTCGAGACATTGCCGAAGCTCTGCTGCGTCAAAATCCTAAAATTATTGGCCTCGGTGTTTACATTTGGAATGCGCACGAGTCTTTTGAACTGGTCTCTTTGCTAAAACGCATCAGCCCTGAAACGATCGTCGTACTTGGCGGCCCCGAAGTCAGCCATGAAGCAGAAGGACAGCCGATCTGCCAGACAGCGGATTTCACTATCAAGGGCGAAGCGGATTTTTTGTTCTATGAGTTCTGCAAAAACTATTTAGTGAACGGTGTGCTTCCCGAAAACAAAATTATTTCAGGGGCTTTGCCGGACATTAAAGCCATCAAAACGCCTTATGAGTTTTACACCGACGAAGACATCAAGAATCGCGTGATCTATGTCGAAGTTTCCCGCGGCTGCCCTTATCGCTGTGAATACTGTTTGTCTTCTTTGGATAAAGCCGTGCGCAGCTTCGAAATCGACGATTTTTTAGTGGCCATGGAGAAACTGCTTCAACGTGGAGCCCGCCAGTTTAAATTTATCGATCGCACTTTCAACCTGAGTCCTACAACGTGCACCAAAATCTTACAGTTCTTTTTAGACCGTATTGATTTAGGTTTATTCCTGCATTTTGAGATGGTTCCAGACCGTCTTCCGACAGAAATTCGCGATTTGATCAAACTGTTTCCTGCAGGTGCTTTGCAATTTGAAATTGGTATTCAGACTTGGAACCCCGAAGTCGCACGTTTGGTCAGCCGCCGCAACGACTATGTGAAGGTTAAAGACAATTTCAATTTCTTAGCTTCCGAAACGGGCGTACATACGCATGCCGATTTGATTGTCGGCTTACCGGGGGAAGATCTGGAAAGTTTTGCGCGCGGGTTTGACACTTTGGCAGAGCTTCGTCCTGACGAAATTCAAGTCGGAATTCTAAAACGTCTTAAAGGCGCACCGATTTCTCGTCATGATAAAGAATGGGAGATGGTTTATTCCAATATTCCGCCTTTCCAAATCCTCCGCACGAAAACGATGAACTTTGAGACCTTGCAAAAGATGAATCGTTTTGCAAAGTTTTGGGATCTTTACGCCAATAGCGGAAATTTTAAGAAGCTTGTGACCACCATTCGTGAAAAAGCAATGGAGCGCGAGCACAAGTCGTTCTTTTGGGAGTTTTTCCAATTCAACGAGTTTCTTTCAAAGCGCCACGCGCAGTCTTTCGGTATTTCGCAAAACAGTTTGTTTGAGTCTGCATTGGCTTATTTGATCGAAGATCAAAACTGGTCTGAAGAAGATGCGAAGAATCTTGTCACCGAAGACTTCATAACCGCGACGGGAAAGAAGGATTTACCGCGTTTCTTGCATCAAGTTTCGTTCGTTAAAAAGAGTGATGTGACGGAGTCGGCAACGCCGAAATCGAATTTGCCTAAGCGACAACAAAAGCATCTTGGTGCGAAACAGGGTTCTTTTTCGTAA
- a CDS encoding DUF1772 domain-containing protein — MNVSTLLKYASLLLVGLMAGHSIIAIIDIEGSPLISDLALHMNYPTWAPMAYLSLALLLGLCMYCLRQEWRTSEFRLVGFALLCVLDEAIMSWISDWQMLTPPAHWIDIQSEWVRLLYIRSALLLTAFGLLLASRIVTKKNPVSHQDAFVVA; from the coding sequence ATGAACGTTTCCACTTTACTAAAGTATGCGAGCCTTTTGCTTGTGGGTTTGATGGCTGGACATTCCATCATTGCTATCATCGACATTGAAGGTTCGCCGCTTATTTCAGATCTTGCTTTACATATGAATTATCCGACTTGGGCTCCCATGGCATATTTGTCGTTGGCGTTGTTGTTGGGGCTTTGTATGTATTGTCTGCGCCAAGAATGGCGAACCTCCGAGTTTCGCTTGGTAGGTTTCGCTCTCCTTTGTGTTCTTGATGAAGCGATTATGTCGTGGATCAGCGACTGGCAGATGCTGACTCCACCAGCGCATTGGATTGACATTCAGTCAGAGTGGGTGCGTTTGCTTTACATTCGCTCTGCTCTATTACTCACAGCCTTTGGGCTTTTATTGGCTTCGCGAATTGTTACGAAAAAGAACCCTGTTTCGCACCAAGATGCTTTTGTTGTCGCTTAG
- the ubiG gene encoding bifunctional 2-polyprenyl-6-hydroxyphenol methylase/3-demethylubiquinol 3-O-methyltransferase UbiG, with protein MDMDLAKLDREIINNESYDELAERWYEAQDDPIALLRCQHKAELPWLLEVIRRNIGYHAEILDMGCGGGFLSNDLALAGHSVSGIDLSLPSLKVAEDRDQTHSVKYMQGDVYQVPFPRESFDVVMAMDLLEHVSDPQKVISEAQRVLRPGGLFFFNTFNKNFLSWLIVIKGVQWFVKNTPHDHHVYSLFIDPNKLRQWNDDVGLETLSIRGLRPVFFQRAMFSLLRTGVVPKDFRFTFTKFPLIGYTGYAKKMREH; from the coding sequence ATGGATATGGATCTAGCGAAGTTAGACAGAGAGATCATTAATAACGAAAGCTACGATGAGTTGGCGGAACGATGGTATGAAGCCCAAGATGATCCAATCGCTCTTTTGCGTTGCCAGCACAAGGCAGAATTGCCCTGGCTCCTTGAAGTCATCCGTCGCAACATAGGTTATCACGCTGAGATCCTTGATATGGGTTGCGGGGGAGGATTTTTATCCAACGATCTGGCGCTGGCCGGCCACAGTGTTTCGGGTATTGACCTTTCATTACCGAGCCTCAAAGTCGCCGAAGACCGAGATCAAACGCATTCGGTAAAGTATATGCAAGGCGATGTCTATCAAGTGCCTTTTCCGCGTGAAAGCTTTGATGTCGTGATGGCGATGGATTTGTTAGAGCATGTTTCCGATCCGCAGAAGGTTATTTCAGAAGCGCAAAGAGTTTTACGTCCAGGAGGACTCTTCTTCTTTAATACATTCAATAAGAATTTCCTGTCGTGGTTGATCGTCATTAAGGGCGTGCAATGGTTTGTAAAGAATACTCCCCATGACCATCACGTTTACTCACTATTTATTGACCCCAACAAACTTCGGCAATGGAACGATGACGTCGGTTTGGAGACACTCTCGATCCGCGGACTCCGACCGGTCTTCTTTCAAAGAGCGATGTTTTCACTTCTGCGAACTGGTGTGGTGCCAAAGGACTTTCGATTTACATTCACGAAATTCCCCCTCATTGGATACACGGGCTATGCCAAAAAAATGCGTGAGCATTAA
- a CDS encoding TM2 domain-containing protein, with product MASTHSVVIGYILWIFGFMGAHRFYYGRPVTGTIWFFTLGLLGVGWFIDLFLIPSMDESADRRYKNGRVDYNIAWILLTFLGVFGIHRFYMGKWFTGLIWLCTGGLFMIGYLFDFWTLNEQVSEVNRA from the coding sequence ATGGCAAGCACTCATTCAGTTGTGATCGGTTATATATTGTGGATTTTTGGCTTTATGGGCGCGCACCGTTTTTATTATGGTCGTCCCGTGACTGGAACTATTTGGTTTTTCACGCTGGGATTATTAGGAGTGGGCTGGTTCATCGATTTATTTCTTATCCCTTCCATGGATGAATCTGCGGACCGCCGGTATAAGAACGGTCGAGTCGACTACAACATCGCGTGGATTCTTCTGACATTTTTAGGTGTCTTTGGAATCCATCGCTTTTATATGGGAAAATGGTTCACGGGCCTTATCTGGCTGTGCACTGGCGGTCTTTTTATGATCGGTTATCTTTTCGACTTTTGGACGTTGAATGAACAAGTCTCTGAAGTGAACCGCGCTTAA
- a CDS encoding NAD(P)H-binding protein produces MKVAIAGASGFVGHALIAELEKNHEIVALSRGKKKSEKIEWRFCDLFSLLDAERGLQGVDVGIYLVHSMRPSARLTQGAFNDFDLIVADNFVRAAERCQLKQIIFLGGLHPEEAQGLSRHLRSRWEVEDVFKKSKVPYTIFRAAIILGGEGSSFHIMTRLVERLPVMLCPRWTNTKSQPVALHDVTASIAHVVGNSEAFEKVYDIGCSQPVTYKEMMKKIARLLGKKRLFIPFPFMSPQLSTLWVCIITKAPKELVKPLVRGLKTELLLNPQNKITVPGKNFLSIDEAVKEALQNYDPQQTPAAFREAKKEGRVVRSVQRLPLPKGKTAEDVAQAYMEFLPKMNPGFMKVEVRGRWIHFCLRLPFVPLLVLEYSPERSWSHRQLFYVRGGLLARKTERGRLEFREILGGEAVIAAIHDFEPRLPWYFYRWTQALVHVFVMKNFGLYLRRKTAFNSEARR; encoded by the coding sequence TTGAAAGTAGCGATTGCAGGAGCCAGCGGGTTTGTAGGCCACGCATTGATTGCAGAGTTGGAAAAGAATCACGAAATCGTGGCTCTTAGTCGTGGCAAAAAAAAGTCAGAAAAAATTGAATGGCGATTCTGTGATCTTTTCAGTTTGCTTGATGCGGAACGAGGACTGCAAGGCGTTGATGTCGGAATTTATCTGGTCCATTCCATGCGCCCGTCAGCAAGACTGACGCAAGGAGCTTTTAACGACTTTGATTTGATCGTCGCGGATAATTTTGTTCGCGCGGCTGAAAGATGCCAGTTGAAACAAATTATTTTTCTTGGCGGACTTCATCCGGAAGAAGCGCAGGGTCTTTCGCGCCATCTGCGCAGCAGGTGGGAAGTCGAAGACGTTTTTAAAAAAAGCAAAGTGCCTTACACGATTTTTCGCGCGGCCATCATTTTAGGAGGCGAAGGTTCTTCGTTCCATATCATGACCCGTTTGGTGGAAAGGCTGCCCGTTATGCTGTGCCCGCGCTGGACAAACACGAAAAGTCAGCCCGTGGCTTTGCACGATGTGACGGCGAGTATCGCCCATGTGGTTGGCAACAGTGAAGCATTCGAAAAAGTTTACGATATCGGTTGCTCCCAACCTGTTACTTATAAAGAGATGATGAAAAAGATCGCGAGACTGTTGGGAAAGAAACGCCTTTTTATTCCATTTCCGTTTATGAGTCCGCAACTTTCAACCTTATGGGTGTGTATAATTACGAAAGCACCCAAAGAATTGGTTAAACCCCTGGTGCGAGGTCTTAAGACGGAGCTACTGCTAAATCCGCAAAATAAAATCACTGTTCCGGGGAAAAATTTTCTGTCGATTGATGAGGCTGTCAAAGAGGCGCTTCAAAACTATGACCCACAACAGACGCCGGCGGCATTCCGCGAAGCTAAAAAAGAAGGAAGAGTCGTGCGCTCGGTCCAAAGGCTTCCTTTACCAAAAGGAAAAACGGCAGAGGATGTGGCGCAAGCTTATATGGAGTTTCTTCCAAAAATGAATCCTGGCTTTATGAAAGTTGAAGTGCGCGGCCGTTGGATTCATTTTTGTTTGCGCTTGCCGTTCGTGCCGCTTTTGGTGCTTGAGTACTCTCCCGAAAGAAGCTGGTCGCATCGGCAGTTATTTTATGTTCGTGGCGGACTCTTGGCGCGCAAAACGGAGCGAGGGCGCTTGGAGTTTCGTGAAATTTTAGGAGGCGAAGCTGTGATAGCTGCGATTCATGATTTTGAACCGCGCTTGCCTTGGTACTTCTATCGTTGGACACAAGCTTTAGTGCATGTTTTTGTGATGAAAAATTTTGGTCTTTACTTGCGCCGAAAGACCGCCTTCAATAGCGAAGCAAGGAGATAG
- a CDS encoding Hsp20/alpha crystallin family protein: MRLLTPYLANRRDFSNDIFSEMERFFEDFAGFPRVNVAQDGNTYTPAIDVTEADEHYLMSVDLPGMKKEDIKIEMDGNMLTISGERKRETKSVSFSRRFTIPTTVDAEKIEAHYEDGVLNLYLPKTPVAKARKIEVQTDKGGFFDRLLTSKKDVENASEKTAH, translated from the coding sequence ATGAGACTCTTAACACCTTATTTGGCAAATCGTCGTGATTTTTCTAATGATATCTTCAGCGAAATGGAACGCTTCTTTGAAGATTTCGCCGGTTTTCCTCGCGTAAACGTTGCACAAGACGGCAATACGTATACGCCCGCTATTGATGTGACTGAGGCAGACGAACACTATTTAATGAGTGTCGATCTTCCCGGCATGAAAAAAGAAGATATCAAAATTGAGATGGACGGCAATATGCTGACAATCTCAGGCGAAAGAAAGCGTGAAACAAAATCTGTTTCTTTCTCTCGCCGATTCACCATTCCCACAACGGTGGATGCGGAAAAAATTGAAGCCCATTATGAAGATGGTGTCTTGAATCTTTATCTGCCTAAAACACCTGTGGCGAAGGCACGTAAAATTGAAGTTCAAACTGATAAAGGGGGCTTCTTCGACCGACTCTTAACTTCTAAGAAGGACGTCGAGAATGCATCTGAAAAAACAGCTCACTAA